A section of the Acidobacterium capsulatum ATCC 51196 genome encodes:
- the hslV gene encoding ATP-dependent protease subunit HslV: protein MSTRRNSSLAAPGGDSSFHTSQAARAPRIRSTTVICVRRGNSVVMAADGQVTMGDAVIKQSARKVRRLYQDKVLAGFAGSTADAFSLFGRFEGKLEQHAGNLGRAAVELAKDWRTDKMLRNLEALLIVADPHQMFLIGGAGDVIEPDEGVTAIGSGGSYAMAAARALLENTDLSAREIAEKALRIAGDICIYTNGHITLEELQA, encoded by the coding sequence ATGTCAACTCGCCGGAATTCTTCGTTAGCCGCCCCGGGCGGCGATTCTTCTTTCCACACTTCGCAGGCTGCCCGCGCGCCGCGCATCCGTTCCACCACCGTCATCTGCGTGCGCCGCGGCAACAGCGTCGTCATGGCCGCCGATGGACAGGTCACCATGGGCGACGCCGTCATCAAGCAGTCCGCCCGCAAGGTGCGCCGCCTCTATCAGGACAAGGTGCTCGCTGGCTTTGCCGGTTCCACCGCCGATGCCTTCTCCCTCTTCGGCCGCTTTGAGGGCAAGCTCGAGCAGCACGCCGGCAACCTGGGCCGCGCCGCCGTCGAGCTCGCGAAAGACTGGCGCACCGACAAAATGCTCCGCAACCTTGAAGCTCTGCTTATCGTGGCCGATCCCCATCAGATGTTCCTCATCGGCGGCGCCGGCGACGTCATCGAGCCCGACGAAGGCGTCACCGCCATCGGCAGCGGAGGCTCCTACGCCATGGCCGCCGCCCGCGCCCTGCTCGAAAACACCGATCTCTCCGCCCGCGAAATCGCCGAAAAGGCCCTCCGCATCGCCGGAGACATCTGCATCTACACCAACGGCCACATCACCCTCGAAGAACTGCAAGCCTAG
- a CDS encoding cation diffusion facilitator family transporter gives MHVHAAPTKKTQRVLQFSVAATLGYVGLTLFAGWRAHSLALISEAGHNASDALALVLSFVAVYFQMRPANPRKTFGYHRAGVLAAFLNALALMVISVWIAWEAVARFQHPAGVHPKIMMAVAAAGVLMNGVIATLLWRVSHDVNMRSVYIHMLGDTLSTAAVIVGGVVIFFTGMTWVDPALSLGIAAMIFWSSLGIVRETLNILLEGTPRGLRLEEIRTRLCTIDGVEDVHDLHVWSLGSNSHALATHVTIPDIPPSESQLILENIRCMLRDKFHIQHTTVQFENAPCEVSHGCASPLEVSDAGHGHHHGHSHGHAHDHEHGHVH, from the coding sequence ATGCACGTACACGCCGCACCCACGAAAAAAACGCAACGCGTGCTGCAGTTTTCTGTCGCGGCGACGCTTGGCTATGTCGGGCTGACGCTCTTTGCCGGATGGCGCGCGCACTCGCTGGCGCTGATCTCAGAGGCGGGGCATAATGCTTCGGATGCGCTGGCGCTGGTGCTGTCATTTGTGGCCGTCTACTTTCAGATGCGCCCGGCCAACCCTCGCAAGACCTTTGGATATCATCGCGCGGGAGTGCTGGCGGCATTTTTGAATGCGCTGGCGCTGATGGTGATTTCAGTCTGGATTGCCTGGGAAGCGGTGGCGCGGTTTCAGCATCCGGCGGGTGTGCATCCGAAGATCATGATGGCGGTGGCCGCCGCCGGGGTACTGATGAACGGCGTCATCGCGACGCTGTTGTGGCGCGTGAGCCACGACGTGAATATGCGCAGCGTGTACATCCACATGCTGGGCGACACGCTCTCCACGGCCGCTGTGATTGTGGGCGGCGTGGTGATTTTTTTCACTGGCATGACGTGGGTGGACCCGGCGCTCTCGCTGGGCATTGCGGCGATGATCTTCTGGTCTTCGCTGGGCATTGTGCGCGAGACGCTGAACATACTGCTCGAAGGCACGCCGCGCGGGCTGCGCCTGGAAGAGATTCGCACGCGGCTCTGCACCATTGACGGCGTGGAAGATGTGCACGACCTGCATGTGTGGAGCCTGGGCTCGAACAGCCACGCGCTGGCCACGCATGTGACGATTCCGGATATTCCGCCGTCAGAGAGCCAACTGATTCTGGAGAACATTCGCTGCATGCTGCGCGACAAGTTTCACATTCAGCACACGACAGTGCAGTTTGAGAATGCGCCGTGCGAGGTGTCGCATGGCTGCGCTTCTCCGCTCGAGGTCAGCGACGCAGGCCATGGACATCATCACGGCCACAGTCACGGCCATGCTCACGATCATGAGCATGGGCACGTCCATTAG